In Spiroplasma sp. SV19, one DNA window encodes the following:
- a CDS encoding MurR/RpiR family transcriptional regulator gives MENISILSKLSMIQGSCTKKEVRIANYIRDNVRNIRNIKIEELSKATGIGYSPIYSLIDKLGFKGYRDFIIAIVAEQERLETNNLNLEATENIFLYYQDILQRNNQIFHSDKLLETVTLLKKAKAIYLVGVGNTGLAVKELANRLFSFGFACSILVEDENNTIMRASLMQPDDLLICMSLEGKTQAVVAAAKEAKNNGANVVAVTSKYNSDLSKYSDVNHIVISSSLYEKSEIFISVLLPLIYWNDNLIQVLLSMDKEHQYLENKVKSNKILKKYR, from the coding sequence ATGGAAAATATTTCAATTCTTTCCAAGTTATCAATGATTCAAGGGAGTTGTACTAAAAAAGAAGTTCGAATTGCTAATTACATTCGGGATAATGTTCGTAATATTCGCAATATTAAGATTGAAGAATTGTCAAAAGCAACGGGGATTGGTTATTCACCAATTTATTCGCTAATTGATAAATTAGGTTTTAAGGGTTATCGTGATTTTATTATTGCAATTGTTGCGGAACAAGAACGTTTAGAAACTAATAATTTAAATTTAGAAGCAACAGAAAATATCTTTTTATACTATCAAGATATTTTGCAACGTAATAATCAAATTTTTCATAGTGATAAATTATTAGAAACAGTCACCTTATTAAAAAAAGCAAAAGCAATTTATTTAGTTGGGGTTGGTAATACCGGTTTAGCAGTAAAAGAATTGGCTAATCGTCTCTTTAGTTTTGGTTTTGCTTGCAGTATCTTAGTAGAAGATGAAAATAATACCATTATGCGAGCAAGTTTAATGCAACCAGATGATTTATTAATTTGTATGAGTTTAGAAGGAAAAACACAAGCTGTTGTTGCCGCAGCAAAAGAAGCAAAAAATAATGGGGCAAATGTTGTTGCTGTTACTTCAAAATATAATTCTGATTTATCAAAATATTCTGATGTTAACCATATTGTTATTTCATCATCGTTATATGAAAAAAGTGAGATTTTTATTTCTGTGCTATTACCATTAATATATTGAAATGATAATTTAATTCAGGTGTTATTATCAATGGATAAAGAACATCAATATTTAGAAAACAAGGTTAAAAGTAATAAAATTTTAAAAAAGTATCGTTAA
- a CDS encoding MurR/RpiR family transcriptional regulator encodes MASFLSKLETFDSKNFTKKENEIIKYIKENMKEVTTMNIEVLAQQVNTGYSAIYGLLRKMQIKGYRDFLIAIAADIEIKSLDFENMESLMKKTYFDILNQNDTMINNDVMNQTINAIKGAYRIFVIGMGSTNALSQTLALELYRFGFNAFNLDENEEDLMVRSRFMNKNDLILAYSLFGDNESVNKALTIAKEKGVTIVAISGKDMSKAVQLSNWSHIISTPNQRANDHKIYVNKLLPWMYFTDHLINKVWSSDIVDKEFIMAQQDNRWDY; translated from the coding sequence ATGGCATCGTTTTTATCAAAATTAGAGACATTTGATTCAAAGAATTTTACCAAAAAAGAAAATGAAATAATTAAATATATTAAAGAAAATATGAAAGAAGTAACAACAATGAATATTGAAGTTTTAGCACAACAAGTTAATACTGGTTATAGTGCAATTTATGGTCTGTTACGAAAAATGCAAATTAAAGGTTATCGTGATTTTTTAATTGCGATTGCAGCAGATATTGAAATTAAATCATTGGATTTTGAAAATATGGAAAGTTTAATGAAAAAAACATATTTTGATATTCTTAATCAAAATGATACGATGATTAATAATGATGTAATGAATCAAACGATTAATGCTATTAAAGGGGCATATCGAATTTTTGTGATTGGAATGGGTTCAACTAATGCTTTGTCACAAACTTTAGCATTGGAATTATATCGCTTTGGTTTTAATGCCTTTAATTTGGATGAAAATGAAGAAGATTTAATGGTTCGTTCTCGTTTTATGAATAAAAATGATTTAATTTTAGCTTATTCATTATTTGGTGATAATGAATCAGTTAATAAAGCTTTAACAATTGCGAAGGAAAAAGGAGTTACAATTGTTGCCATTTCTGGGAAAGATATGTCAAAAGCAGTTCAATTATCAAATTGATCACACATTATTTCTACTCCTAATCAGCGTGCTAATGACCATAAGATTTATGTCAATAAACTATTACCTTGAATGTATTTTACTGATCATTTAATTAATAAAGTTTGATCATCAGATATCGTTGATAAAGAGTTCATAATGGCACAACAAGATAATCGTTGGGATTATTAA
- the tsaD gene encoding tRNA (adenosine(37)-N6)-threonylcarbamoyltransferase complex transferase subunit TsaD, whose protein sequence is MVILAIETSCDETSVAIYKNGKILANIISSQISEHTKYGGVVPELASRLHLKNFPYVLLEALQTAKVKATDLQYIAYTAKPGLIGALHIGKIIAETLASYLAIPILPLNHLYGHIYASAIDNNFLFPLLAVLVSGGHTQLILMKKHLDFEILGSTLDDAIGECYDKVARMLKMGYPGGPIIDKLALTGTSTAYHLPLPLNDQSYNFSFSGLKSAAANLITKENSKGDLNLPNFCATFQKTCVDIIMRKTKLAIQNFQPKMVTLVGGVSANSALRTAMLALATPNLQIIIPKLEYCTDNAAMIAQLAAQELLENRIKGD, encoded by the coding sequence ATGGTAATTCTTGCAATTGAAACAAGTTGTGATGAAACTAGTGTTGCGATTTATAAAAATGGCAAAATTTTAGCAAATATTATTTCGTCTCAAATTAGTGAACACACAAAATATGGCGGTGTTGTTCCAGAACTTGCGTCTCGTTTGCATTTAAAAAATTTTCCATATGTTTTACTAGAAGCTTTACAAACAGCAAAAGTAAAAGCTACAGATTTACAATACATTGCCTACACAGCAAAACCGGGTTTAATTGGTGCTTTACATATTGGTAAAATAATAGCTGAAACTTTAGCTAGTTATTTAGCAATTCCAATTTTGCCATTAAATCATTTATATGGTCATATTTATGCTAGCGCAATTGATAATAATTTTTTATTTCCCTTATTAGCGGTGCTTGTTAGTGGTGGCCATACACAATTGATATTAATGAAAAAACACTTGGATTTTGAAATTTTAGGTTCAACATTAGATGATGCAATTGGTGAATGTTATGATAAAGTTGCACGTATGTTAAAAATGGGTTATCCTGGTGGGCCGATTATTGATAAGTTAGCATTAACGGGTACGTCAACTGCTTATCATTTGCCACTGCCGTTAAATGACCAAAGTTATAATTTTTCTTTTAGTGGTTTAAAATCAGCAGCAGCTAATTTAATTACAAAAGAGAACAGTAAGGGGGACCTTAATCTACCCAATTTTTGTGCCACTTTTCAAAAAACTTGTGTTGATATTATTATGCGAAAAACAAAATTAGCAATCCAAAATTTTCAACCGAAGATGGTTACCTTAGTTGGCGGAGTTTCTGCTAATAGCGCCTTACGAACAGCAATGTTAGCATTAGCAACACCAAACTTACAGATAATCATTCCAAAATTAGAATATTGTACTGATAATGCTGCAATGATTGCACAATTAGCAGCCCAAGAATTATTGGAAAATAGAATAAAAGGAGACTAG
- a CDS encoding HPr family phosphocarrier protein, with translation MASFKAVIADPVGMHARPAALIVGEAGKYQSDITIFSGGKTGNLKSIMTIIALGIHQGAEVEIVASGADEDVAIAGIEKVMKDNKVI, from the coding sequence ATGGCATCATTTAAAGCTGTTATCGCAGATCCTGTTGGTATGCATGCTCGCCCAGCCGCATTGATTGTAGGAGAAGCCGGAAAATATCAGTCAGATATTACTATTTTCTCAGGAGGAAAAACTGGTAATCTGAAATCAATTATGACTATTATTGCGTTAGGAATTCATCAAGGTGCAGAAGTGGAAATTGTTGCATCTGGCGCTGATGAAGATGTTGCAATTGCGGGGATTGAAAAAGTAATGAAAGACAACAAGGTTATTTAA
- a CDS encoding UvrD-helicase domain-containing protein, translated as MGNELIEHLNPNQREAVLAIKGPVRIIAGAGSGKTRVIINKIAYLIKYANLEPWRICAVTFTNKAANEMKERIVALIGANGKRCRISTYHALCVRILREDIVALNYERDFNIIDMADQESILRNIYKTFNVKYDAQEGRIVKNFINNWKNDFISPASAKSNAIGDEKRWAEVYDHYETRLRELKSLDFNDLILLTYKLFKNNPEVLKKWQNRFDYFLVDEFQDTNELQFDIIKWLAGDNPNITVVGDPDQTIYSWRGAKVRLILDLEKYFPGTETIILNENYRSSQSILSLANNLIANNKNRVEKDLFTNQALGQLPILYYAASSIDESDFVARKIKELIKQESYDYKDILILYRANHLSRDLEIALADYGISYRIFGAFKFYERKEIKDALAFLKIIMNNDQLAVERVLLLTPKIGPKAFEQIMALLKEQAITFTTLLTDHFDLLPTNLQHNLFDLRAGILAALMELPKTKTIENLLMLLLNKTGYQQRLRDNFEEEREENILELIASVVKFDQQNEELIGTDLLAEYLQLVSLQTDSDSDNLTDNTVSLMTIHNAKGLEKKVVFIVGLNEGIFPSSQAIKMGYDQIEEERRTLYVAITRAQELLFLSHPEGYSYITGNERFPSRFIKELDENFYQRVNSELFFSKSKPFVIRDGVKTSGEIVSSFHLQKNIEPVFKPNLWKVNDTVSHDLFGIGVVVKIIAQNVQIVFPSPYNVKIISADSQAIKKIG; from the coding sequence ATGGGAAATGAATTGATTGAACATTTAAATCCAAATCAGCGTGAAGCTGTATTAGCAATTAAAGGTCCAGTTCGAATTATTGCTGGTGCGGGTAGTGGTAAAACACGGGTAATTATTAATAAAATTGCTTATTTAATTAAATATGCTAATTTAGAACCATGACGAATTTGTGCTGTAACTTTTACTAATAAAGCTGCAAATGAAATGAAGGAACGGATTGTTGCTTTAATTGGTGCTAATGGGAAGCGATGCAGGATTTCAACTTATCATGCTTTGTGTGTCCGAATTTTACGTGAAGATATTGTTGCTTTAAATTACGAGCGTGATTTTAATATTATTGATATGGCTGATCAAGAAAGTATTTTACGAAATATTTATAAGACATTTAATGTTAAATATGATGCCCAAGAAGGTCGCATCGTCAAGAATTTTATTAATAATTGGAAAAATGACTTTATTAGTCCAGCTAGTGCAAAGAGTAATGCTATTGGTGATGAAAAACGTTGAGCAGAGGTTTATGACCATTATGAAACGCGACTAAGAGAATTAAAAAGTCTTGATTTTAATGATTTAATTTTATTGACATATAAATTATTTAAGAATAATCCGGAAGTGTTAAAAAAGTGGCAAAACCGCTTTGACTATTTTTTAGTTGATGAATTTCAAGATACAAATGAATTACAATTTGATATCATTAAATGATTGGCTGGTGATAATCCTAACATTACAGTTGTTGGTGACCCTGATCAAACAATTTATTCGTGACGTGGGGCAAAAGTCAGATTAATTTTAGACCTTGAGAAATACTTTCCGGGGACAGAGACAATTATTTTGAATGAGAATTATCGCTCAAGTCAAAGTATTTTGTCATTAGCTAATAATTTAATTGCAAATAATAAAAACCGAGTTGAAAAGGACTTATTTACAAATCAGGCATTAGGCCAGTTACCGATTTTGTATTATGCCGCAAGTAGTATTGATGAAAGTGATTTTGTGGCGCGAAAAATTAAAGAATTAATTAAACAAGAAAGTTATGATTATAAAGATATTTTAATTTTATATCGAGCAAATCACTTATCACGTGATTTAGAAATTGCTTTAGCGGATTATGGTATTTCGTATCGTATTTTTGGTGCTTTCAAATTTTATGAACGAAAAGAAATTAAAGATGCTCTTGCGTTCTTAAAAATAATTATGAATAATGATCAGTTAGCGGTAGAACGAGTATTATTGTTGACCCCAAAAATTGGTCCAAAAGCGTTTGAACAAATTATGGCCCTTTTAAAAGAACAAGCAATTACTTTTACAACACTGTTAACAGATCATTTTGATTTATTACCAACAAATTTACAACATAATTTATTTGATTTACGTGCAGGGATTTTAGCTGCTTTAATGGAATTACCAAAAACAAAAACAATTGAAAATCTTTTAATGTTATTATTAAATAAAACTGGTTATCAACAACGTTTACGTGATAATTTTGAAGAAGAACGTGAAGAAAACATCTTAGAATTAATTGCTTCGGTTGTTAAATTTGACCAACAAAACGAAGAATTAATCGGGACTGATTTACTAGCTGAATACCTCCAATTAGTTTCTTTACAAACTGACAGTGACAGTGATAATTTAACTGATAATACTGTTTCTTTAATGACAATTCATAATGCGAAAGGATTAGAAAAAAAGGTTGTTTTTATTGTTGGTTTAAACGAAGGGATTTTTCCATCAAGTCAAGCCATTAAAATGGGCTATGATCAAATTGAAGAAGAACGTCGAACATTATATGTTGCGATTACGAGAGCACAAGAATTATTATTTTTGAGTCATCCGGAAGGTTATTCATATATTACAGGAAATGAACGTTTTCCTTCGCGTTTTATTAAGGAATTGGATGAAAATTTTTATCAAAGAGTTAATAGTGAATTATTTTTTAGTAAGTCAAAACCTTTTGTTATTCGTGATGGTGTTAAAACAAGTGGCGAAATTGTCTCATCTTTTCATTTACAGAAAAATATTGAACCAGTTTTTAAACCTAATTTATGGAAAGTAAATGATACTGTTAGTCATGATTTATTTGGGATTGGTGTTGTTGTAAAGATTATTGCCCAAAATGTCCAAATTGTTTTTCCAAGTCCATATAATGTTAAGATTATTTCTGCTGATAGTCAGGCAATTAAAAAAATCGGATAA
- a CDS encoding RDD family protein: MSKLGDKTNHSMSNKDSNDVAMTTTTNEDYNLHQLARPLRVILVRFFDIILASVLPLILTLTMNSWDAQRTVWAPIVVIGVTFCLFFCYFVLLPYFWDGKTIGKFLFQIKLVNAEQKLKLGVIFTRELFIIFLPWFIVLLTNLSLNLIFHVNLGDLFRTTNKNPTALIVIRIVTTIYFLWYLGLIFAVVLNPNHQILFDRHFHLFNVRTKPIVKKQKKAPKKTITRDTEHVHLRKDQPGNISDEVLKEIDEL; the protein is encoded by the coding sequence ATGTCAAAATTAGGCGATAAAACTAATCATTCGATGTCAAACAAAGATAGTAATGATGTAGCAATGACAACAACAACCAACGAAGATTATAACTTGCATCAATTAGCACGACCATTACGTGTTATTTTAGTGCGTTTTTTTGATATTATTCTTGCTAGTGTTCTCCCGTTAATTTTAACTTTAACAATGAATTCTTGAGATGCACAGCGAACAGTTTGAGCACCAATTGTGGTTATTGGAGTAACATTTTGCTTGTTCTTTTGTTACTTTGTTCTTTTGCCATATTTTTGGGATGGGAAAACGATTGGAAAGTTTTTGTTTCAAATTAAACTAGTTAATGCAGAACAAAAATTAAAATTAGGGGTTATTTTTACGCGAGAATTATTTATTATTTTTTTGCCCTGGTTTATTGTGTTATTAACAAATTTAAGTTTAAATTTAATTTTTCATGTGAATTTAGGTGATTTATTCCGAACAACTAACAAAAACCCAACAGCTTTAATTGTTATTAGAATCGTGACAACAATTTATTTTTTATGATATTTAGGTTTAATTTTTGCCGTTGTGTTAAATCCAAATCATCAGATTTTATTTGACCGTCATTTTCATTTGTTCAATGTTAGAACAAAACCAATTGTCAAAAAACAAAAAAAGGCCCCCAAAAAAACAATAACAAGAGATACTGAACATGTTCATTTACGAAAAGATCAACCAGGAAATATTTCTGATGAAGTTTTAAAAGAAATTGATGAATTATAA
- a CDS encoding glycosyltransferase family 2 protein, which produces MFLSFLIVAQNNPVKLMKTLMSIKDQTDDDYEIVLVDDTGFQSKSPSLEFMSEHFYNVGKKMQVITNLRSQGFSYGINTAITIAKGDYFMIVDEGEIIHKTAVAVLKENVTKYQVEHKKIDIVEFRLHYPHSKGNSEIRNKANILLSPKTNKEVLAYTHSLVFTKIFRRKLVLQKNITLLDYRRTDAFFIYNILAYTNGFLAIEDILADYELGDVNYSVFDLLKQWIYIFNLYRDLNLYREYQEELEYAFIRFCLVTFLRLVRLQNNKALSVKAIHSTENKLERRYKSFVKNKYIKDIQEPKFKIIVSDIKGFIKNWKQENIK; this is translated from the coding sequence ATGTTTTTATCATTTCTTATTGTAGCACAAAACAATCCTGTCAAACTAATGAAAACATTAATGTCAATTAAAGACCAAACTGATGATGATTATGAAATTGTTTTAGTTGATGACACTGGTTTTCAGTCCAAATCACCATCATTAGAGTTTATGAGTGAGCATTTTTATAATGTTGGGAAAAAAATGCAAGTAATTACAAATTTGCGGAGCCAAGGATTTTCATATGGTATTAATACTGCGATTACTATTGCCAAAGGTGATTATTTTATGATTGTTGATGAAGGTGAAATTATTCATAAAACAGCTGTTGCTGTTTTAAAAGAGAACGTGACAAAATATCAAGTTGAACATAAAAAAATTGATATCGTTGAGTTTCGTTTACATTATCCGCATTCAAAAGGTAATAGTGAGATTCGCAATAAAGCTAATATTTTATTATCGCCAAAAACAAATAAGGAAGTATTAGCATATACGCATTCGTTAGTTTTTACTAAAATTTTTCGTCGTAAATTGGTATTACAAAAAAACATTACCTTACTTGATTATCGTCGAACAGATGCTTTCTTTATTTACAATATTTTAGCATACACCAATGGTTTTTTAGCAATTGAAGATATTTTAGCTGACTATGAATTAGGAGATGTTAATTATAGTGTTTTTGATTTGTTGAAACAATGAATTTATATTTTTAATTTATATCGTGATTTGAACTTATATCGTGAATATCAAGAAGAATTAGAATATGCCTTCATTCGTTTTTGTCTTGTGACATTTTTACGCCTTGTTCGTTTGCAAAACAATAAAGCCTTATCGGTCAAAGCAATTCATAGCACTGAAAATAAATTGGAACGACGATATAAAAGTTTTGTTAAAAATAAATACATTAAAGATATTCAAGAACCAAAGTTTAAAATAATTGTTAGTGATATTAAAGGATTTATTAAAAATTGAAAACAGGAAAATATCAAATAA
- the map gene encoding type I methionyl aminopeptidase: MITIKTNQEIEYMRKAGAILKKIHQELRAMIKPGVTGMMLNQRAEEIIAANDCQPNFKGLYDFPAAICVSLNTVLVHGIPNNVSFQEGDLVSIDAGCAYKGYNSDGAFTVIVGANPNPEHVKLLTVTQTALTKAIAILKPGVRIGDIGAVIQTYVEGEGFYLPTEFTGHGIGRALHEDPMIPNVGVAGTGMRLQAGMTICIEPMVQIGTKAIKMLADGWTPVSALGLGSAHFEHTILITETGYEILT; the protein is encoded by the coding sequence ATGATTACAATTAAAACTAACCAAGAAATTGAATATATGCGCAAAGCGGGAGCCATTTTAAAAAAAATTCACCAAGAATTACGGGCAATGATTAAACCAGGTGTAACAGGAATGATGCTAAATCAACGCGCAGAAGAAATTATTGCGGCGAATGATTGTCAACCTAATTTTAAGGGATTGTATGATTTTCCAGCAGCAATTTGTGTTTCATTAAATACCGTCTTAGTGCATGGGATTCCAAACAATGTCTCGTTTCAAGAGGGTGATCTTGTTTCGATTGATGCTGGGTGTGCTTATAAAGGATATAATAGTGATGGTGCTTTTACCGTTATTGTTGGTGCCAACCCAAATCCAGAGCATGTTAAGTTACTGACCGTTACACAAACAGCTTTAACAAAAGCGATTGCAATTTTAAAACCAGGGGTTCGTATTGGTGATATTGGGGCAGTAATTCAAACTTATGTTGAAGGAGAAGGTTTTTACTTACCAACAGAATTTACTGGTCATGGGATTGGTCGTGCTTTGCATGAAGACCCAATGATTCCAAATGTAGGTGTTGCTGGAACAGGAATGCGATTACAAGCAGGAATGACGATTTGTATTGAACCAATGGTTCAAATTGGCACAAAAGCAATTAAAATGTTAGCCGATGGTTGAACCCCTGTTTCTGCGTTAGGATTAGGGAGTGCTCATTTTGAACACACAATATTAATTACAGAAACTGGTTATGAGATTTTAACATAA
- the rplQ gene encoding 50S ribosomal protein L17 translates to MSYQQKRGKNTAWRNGLMRNLATELIINERLEITETRAKELRLHVEKLITLGKRQDLHARRRAASFLRDIDANEKETALQKLFNGVAKKYQNRNGGYTRILKLDNRKGDNAPMVIIELV, encoded by the coding sequence ATGTCATATCAACAAAAAAGAGGAAAAAATACAGCTTGACGAAATGGCTTAATGCGTAATTTAGCAACAGAATTAATTATTAATGAACGATTAGAAATTACTGAAACACGGGCAAAAGAATTACGTCTTCATGTTGAAAAATTAATTACATTAGGAAAGCGACAAGATTTGCACGCGCGTCGTCGTGCTGCTAGTTTTTTACGCGACATTGATGCAAATGAAAAAGAAACAGCATTGCAAAAGTTATTTAATGGTGTTGCCAAAAAATATCAAAACCGGAATGGGGGCTATACCCGCATTTTAAAATTAGATAATCGAAAAGGGGATAATGCCCCAATGGTAATTATTGAATTAGTATAA
- a CDS encoding DNA-directed RNA polymerase subunit alpha, whose product MKQFIRPEFKLQAEDKANNYGKFLVEPLERGFGVTLGNALRRTLLSATPGAAVFAVRIKGASHEFTAIPGVVEHVTKIILNIKNLVLKINQDIIPDGESVILKVVSSKEGEVYAKDLVVPTGVEIINGNLLLATIAKGGELELELHARNSRGYKSFTDNKKEKKYADLIVIDSNYCPIQRVAYNVEPTKVGKNADLEKLELEIQTDSSITPVNAVAMAAKVITEHLEFFVNLNEAIKATQIISSETETEEDELDRSIDELEFTQRSQNCLKRAKIDTLRDLVSKTEDEIQDIRNLGKKSLTEIKDKVAQLGLHFRRD is encoded by the coding sequence ATGAAACAATTTATTAGACCAGAATTTAAATTACAAGCAGAAGACAAAGCAAATAATTATGGAAAGTTTTTAGTAGAACCCTTAGAGCGCGGGTTTGGCGTAACATTGGGGAATGCCTTACGTCGAACATTGTTATCAGCAACACCGGGGGCCGCTGTTTTTGCAGTTCGCATTAAAGGGGCTTCGCATGAATTTACTGCTATTCCAGGGGTTGTTGAACATGTTACAAAAATAATTTTAAATATTAAGAATTTAGTATTAAAAATTAACCAAGATATTATTCCTGATGGTGAATCAGTAATCTTAAAGGTTGTTTCTTCAAAAGAAGGAGAAGTTTACGCGAAAGATTTAGTGGTCCCAACGGGAGTTGAAATTATTAATGGCAATTTGTTGTTAGCAACAATTGCTAAAGGTGGGGAATTAGAATTAGAATTACATGCGCGTAATTCTCGTGGTTATAAATCATTTACGGACAATAAAAAAGAAAAAAAATATGCGGATTTAATTGTAATTGATTCAAATTATTGTCCAATTCAACGTGTGGCATATAATGTTGAACCAACAAAAGTTGGAAAAAATGCCGATTTAGAAAAATTAGAATTAGAAATTCAAACAGATAGTTCAATTACACCAGTTAATGCGGTGGCAATGGCAGCAAAAGTTATTACTGAGCACCTAGAATTCTTTGTTAATTTAAACGAAGCAATTAAAGCAACACAAATTATTTCATCAGAAACTGAAACAGAAGAAGATGAATTAGATCGTAGTATTGATGAGTTAGAATTTACCCAACGTTCACAAAACTGTTTAAAAAGAGCAAAAATTGATACGCTCCGTGATTTAGTTTCAAAAACAGAAGACGAAATTCAAGATATTAGAAACTTAGGGAAAAAATCACTAACAGAAATTAAAGACAAAGTGGCGCAATTAGGTTTACACTTTCGTCGTGATTAG
- the rpsK gene encoding 30S ribosomal protein S11 — translation MAVKKSTNKKKVKKNILKGIAHIHSTFNNTIVTISDEAGNVISWSSAGAMGFKGSKKSTPYAAQMVAEAAGKASQEHGMNSVQVEVKGPGPGRDAAVRSIQAIGLEITSIKDVTPIPHNGARPPKRPRG, via the coding sequence ATGGCTGTTAAAAAATCAACGAATAAGAAAAAAGTTAAGAAAAATATCCTAAAAGGGATTGCACATATTCATTCAACTTTCAATAATACAATTGTTACAATTTCCGATGAAGCAGGTAATGTCATTTCATGATCATCAGCAGGAGCAATGGGTTTTAAGGGAAGCAAAAAATCAACCCCTTATGCTGCCCAAATGGTTGCTGAAGCTGCTGGTAAAGCAAGTCAAGAACACGGAATGAATAGTGTTCAAGTTGAAGTAAAAGGACCGGGTCCAGGGCGGGATGCTGCGGTTCGTAGTATTCAAGCAATTGGATTAGAAATTACTTCAATTAAAGATGTAACGCCAATTCCTCACAATGGGGCACGACCACCAAAAAGACCAAGAGGATAG
- the rpsM gene encoding 30S ribosomal protein S13, protein MARIGGVDIPNDKRVVIALTYIYGIGKPQSQKILKEAKISEDIRVKDLSEDELTTIRNEIAKLKTEGDLRREVALNIKRLMEIGSYRGMRHRKSLPARGQSSKQNARTVKGPRKTVANKKK, encoded by the coding sequence ATGGCACGTATTGGCGGAGTGGATATTCCAAATGATAAGCGCGTTGTAATTGCATTGACTTACATTTATGGAATTGGAAAACCACAATCACAAAAAATTTTAAAAGAAGCAAAAATATCAGAAGATATTCGGGTAAAAGATTTATCAGAAGATGAATTAACAACAATTAGGAATGAAATTGCAAAACTAAAAACCGAAGGTGACTTACGACGTGAAGTCGCTTTGAATATTAAACGTTTAATGGAAATTGGGAGTTACCGTGGGATGCGTCATCGTAAAAGTTTACCAGCGCGCGGACAATCTTCAAAGCAAAATGCACGTACGGTTAAAGGACCACGTAAAACAGTTGCTAACAAGAAAAAATAA
- the rpmJ gene encoding 50S ribosomal protein L36 yields the protein MKVRSSVKKICDKCRVIRRKGRVMIICSQPKHKQRQG from the coding sequence ATGAAAGTAAGATCATCAGTTAAAAAAATCTGCGACAAATGTCGTGTAATTAGAAGAAAAGGGCGTGTGATGATAATTTGTTCACAACCAAAACATAAACAACGACAAGGTTAA
- the infA gene encoding translation initiation factor IF-1, with the protein MAKTDLLEVQGTILEVLPNTMFKVKLENGAVILAHVSGKIRMNYIRILPGDTVVVEMSPYDLERGRIIFRHK; encoded by the coding sequence ATGGCCAAAACTGATTTATTAGAAGTACAAGGAACAATTTTAGAAGTATTACCAAATACAATGTTTAAGGTGAAACTAGAAAATGGGGCAGTTATTTTAGCTCACGTTTCGGGTAAAATCCGGATGAATTACATTCGCATTTTACCCGGGGATACAGTAGTTGTCGAAATGTCACCTTATGACTTAGAACGTGGGCGGATTATTTTTAGACATAAATAA